One genomic segment of Mycolicibacterium psychrotolerans includes these proteins:
- a CDS encoding LLM class flavin-dependent oxidoreductase — protein MRLSVLDLVPVRSDQTTSDALAATTRLAQTADRLGYTRYWVAEHHNMPSVAATSPPVLLAHLAAHTSALRLGSGGVMLPNHAPLAVAEQFALLEAAHPGRIDLGIGRAPGSDPVTSMALRGAAGRDDRDIEAFPEYLDDVVALMSARGVRVALPRDLMRDNYILKATPAAASEPKLWLLGSSMYSAHLAAAKGLPYVFAHHFSGQGTAEALQTYRDEFRPSDLTPEPVTFLTVNAVVAETHDEAMRLVLPNLQMMARLRTGAPLGAVDLVEDAETQQLGPRAQAVIDAGLRQAVVGSPAEAAEQVRALAAAFDVDEVMIHPVASAHRGNDPATAPAREATLELLAKELF, from the coding sequence ATGCGCCTTTCCGTCCTCGACCTCGTGCCCGTGCGCTCCGACCAGACCACTTCCGATGCGCTGGCCGCGACCACACGTCTGGCCCAGACCGCCGACCGGCTGGGATACACCCGCTACTGGGTGGCCGAGCATCACAACATGCCCTCGGTCGCGGCGACCAGCCCGCCGGTGCTGCTGGCCCACCTCGCCGCGCACACATCGGCCCTGCGCCTCGGCTCCGGCGGGGTGATGCTGCCCAACCATGCGCCGCTGGCGGTCGCGGAACAATTCGCGCTGCTCGAGGCGGCCCATCCCGGGCGCATCGACCTGGGCATCGGCCGCGCCCCCGGCTCGGACCCGGTGACGTCCATGGCGCTGCGCGGCGCCGCCGGCCGCGACGACCGTGACATCGAGGCGTTTCCCGAGTACCTCGACGACGTCGTCGCGCTGATGAGCGCCAGGGGAGTGCGGGTGGCGCTGCCGCGCGACCTGATGCGGGACAACTACATCCTCAAGGCCACGCCCGCTGCCGCATCCGAGCCGAAGCTGTGGCTTCTCGGGTCGTCGATGTACTCGGCTCATCTGGCCGCGGCCAAGGGTCTGCCGTACGTGTTCGCCCACCACTTCTCGGGTCAGGGCACCGCGGAGGCGCTGCAGACCTACCGCGACGAGTTCCGGCCCAGCGACCTCACCCCCGAGCCGGTCACGTTCCTGACCGTCAACGCGGTGGTCGCCGAAACACACGACGAGGCAATGCGTCTGGTGTTGCCGAACCTGCAGATGATGGCGCGGCTGCGGACCGGGGCGCCGCTGGGTGCGGTGGATCTGGTGGAGGACGCCGAGACGCAGCAGCTGGGCCCCCGCGCGCAGGCGGTCATCGATGCCGGCCTGCGCCAAGCCGTGGTGGGAAGCCCCGCGGAGGCCGCCGAACAGGTGCGCGCCCTGGCCGCCGCGTTCGACGTCGACGAGGTGATGATCCACCCGGTCGCCTCGGCGCACCGCGGCAACGATCCGGCGACCGCGCCGGCGCGGGAGGCCACCCTGGAGCTGCTGGCCAAGGAGCTGTTCTAG
- a CDS encoding nitroreductase family deazaflavin-dependent oxidoreductase, translating into MNIALWIEQNVGTRLLMVHDSLYKRTNGRVGHRIPLPGVPPSLLLHTVGAKTGRQRTNTLSYFPDGGHYYVVASKGGDPRAPGWYHNLKAHPDIEINIGPRRLAVAATPVLADDPDYPRLWELVNRDNSNRYNGYQSRTSRKIPLVRLTPKS; encoded by the coding sequence ATGAACATCGCTCTGTGGATCGAGCAGAACGTCGGCACCCGACTGCTGATGGTGCACGACAGCCTGTACAAGCGCACCAACGGCCGGGTCGGTCACCGCATCCCGCTGCCCGGCGTGCCGCCGAGCCTGCTGCTGCACACCGTCGGCGCCAAGACCGGCCGGCAACGCACCAACACGCTGTCCTACTTCCCCGACGGCGGCCACTACTACGTCGTCGCCTCCAAGGGCGGTGACCCCAGGGCACCGGGCTGGTATCACAACCTCAAGGCCCACCCGGATATCGAGATCAACATCGGGCCACGGAGATTGGCGGTCGCCGCGACGCCGGTGCTCGCCGACGACCCCGACTATCCGCGGCTGTGGGAATTGGTCAACCGGGACAACAGCAACCGGTACAACGGCTACCAGAGCCGGACCAGCCGCAAGATCCCGCTGGTGCGGCTGACGCCGAAAAGCTAG
- a CDS encoding HIT family protein translates to MSCVFCAVVAGEAPAIKIYEDEDYLAILDIRPFTRGHTLVIPKRHTVDLTDTPPDTVAAMTVLGQRIAKAARASGLHADGNNIAINDGRAAFQTVFHIHLHVVPRRDGDKLSFAKGMLVRRDSDREETGRLLREALAQIDTAELD, encoded by the coding sequence ATGTCCTGCGTCTTCTGCGCCGTCGTCGCCGGCGAGGCTCCCGCCATCAAGATCTACGAGGACGAGGACTACCTCGCGATCCTCGACATCCGGCCCTTCACCCGCGGCCACACGCTGGTCATCCCGAAGCGCCACACCGTCGACCTGACCGACACCCCGCCCGACACGGTGGCCGCGATGACCGTGCTCGGCCAGCGCATCGCCAAGGCGGCACGGGCTTCGGGCCTGCACGCCGACGGCAACAACATCGCGATCAACGACGGCAGAGCCGCATTCCAGACGGTGTTCCACATCCACCTGCACGTCGTGCCGCGCCGCGACGGCGACAAGTTGTCCTTCGCCAAGGGCATGCTGGTGCGCCGCGACTCCGACCGCGAGGAGACCGGGCGGCTGTTGCGCGAGGCACTGGCGCAGATCGACACCGCCGAGTTGGATTGA
- a CDS encoding VOC family protein: protein MPAHPIPSGYTSLTPFLCVDGAAAAIDFYTAVFGATLVEKMDGPGGTVAHAELDFGTGRLQLGDPAEAYKIAAPDPSADVASFSIALYCSDVDDVVDRARRAGATVREAPQDFATGDRFASLRDPFGVRWTVMTRIEDVSAEERDQRLGEWAEQNVH, encoded by the coding sequence ATGCCTGCACACCCCATCCCCTCCGGGTACACCAGCCTGACCCCGTTCCTCTGCGTCGACGGAGCGGCTGCGGCCATCGACTTCTACACGGCGGTGTTCGGCGCCACGCTCGTCGAGAAGATGGACGGGCCAGGCGGCACGGTCGCCCACGCCGAACTGGATTTCGGCACCGGCCGTCTGCAACTCGGCGATCCCGCCGAGGCCTACAAGATCGCGGCGCCTGACCCGTCGGCCGACGTGGCGAGCTTCTCGATCGCGCTGTACTGCAGCGACGTCGACGACGTCGTGGACCGGGCGCGCCGCGCGGGTGCGACGGTCCGGGAGGCGCCGCAGGACTTCGCCACCGGCGACAGGTTCGCCTCCCTGCGCGACCCGTTCGGGGTCCGCTGGACCGTGATGACGCGCATCGAGGACGTCTCCGCCGAGGAGCGGGACCAGCGGCTGGGCGAGTGGGCGGAGCAGAACGTCCACTAG
- a CDS encoding helix-turn-helix domain-containing protein translates to MGAWKKATDEPPTRGVVGRPASSSVYDLRRWAPSEAAARFVEHFWSVTWDLRGRPPFENTVITFPSLHLTHEWGSDGVRHGFSLPATLVHGVVAQVFRTTISEAGAVVGARFRPGGFTARFGGDASAMTGRVLAVDDDLLGGPVTFADNVKDAAAQLDGVIGQAPEPDATYRAVTGLVDRMRDDTGIHRVEQVMALSPWSARTTQRLFRRYVGVPAKWVLCRYRLQNAALEIETRADVDFADLAVRLGWYDQAHFINDFRAVLGCTPGEYAAAHGRLTL, encoded by the coding sequence ATGGGGGCTTGGAAAAAGGCGACAGACGAGCCGCCGACACGCGGCGTGGTCGGTCGCCCGGCGAGCTCCTCGGTCTACGACCTGCGGCGATGGGCGCCCAGTGAGGCCGCCGCGCGGTTCGTCGAGCACTTCTGGTCAGTCACCTGGGACCTGCGCGGCAGGCCGCCGTTCGAGAACACGGTGATCACGTTTCCGTCGTTGCATCTGACGCACGAGTGGGGTTCCGATGGCGTGCGGCACGGGTTTTCACTACCGGCCACGCTGGTGCACGGGGTCGTGGCGCAGGTGTTCCGCACCACCATCAGCGAAGCCGGCGCCGTCGTCGGCGCGCGTTTCCGGCCCGGCGGGTTCACCGCGAGGTTCGGCGGGGATGCCTCGGCGATGACGGGCCGGGTCCTGGCCGTGGACGACGATCTGTTAGGCGGGCCGGTGACCTTCGCCGACAACGTGAAAGATGCTGCGGCGCAACTGGATGGCGTGATCGGTCAGGCACCCGAGCCGGACGCGACCTACCGCGCGGTGACCGGCCTGGTCGACCGGATGCGCGACGACACCGGCATTCATCGCGTCGAGCAGGTGATGGCGCTGTCACCGTGGAGTGCGCGCACGACGCAACGGCTGTTCCGGCGCTACGTCGGGGTGCCGGCCAAATGGGTGCTCTGCCGCTATCGGCTGCAGAACGCCGCACTGGAGATCGAGACCCGCGCCGACGTCGACTTCGCCGATCTCGCGGTCCGGCTCGGGTGGTACGACCAGGCCCACTTCATCAACGACTTCCGCGCGGTGCTGGGCTGCACGCCCGGCGAGTACGCCGCAGCGCACGGCCGGCTCACGCTGTGA
- a CDS encoding DNA-deoxyinosine glycosylase: protein MTSPTVRSFPPLAAADARILILGNMPGVMSLQADQYYAHPRNAFWRITAELFGFDATAPYDDRVRRLTGAGVAVWDVLQSCRRTGSLDAAVEPDSMVANDFAAFFAAHPGISHVYFNGAAADRNYRRLVEMSGAREYTRLPSTSPAHTWTFEAKLAAWRAITA, encoded by the coding sequence ATGACCTCACCGACGGTGCGCAGTTTCCCGCCGCTCGCGGCGGCCGACGCCCGGATACTGATCCTGGGCAACATGCCCGGAGTCATGTCACTGCAGGCCGACCAGTACTACGCGCATCCGCGCAACGCCTTCTGGCGGATCACGGCCGAGCTCTTCGGTTTCGACGCCACGGCACCGTACGACGACCGCGTCCGCCGGCTCACCGGGGCCGGGGTGGCGGTCTGGGACGTCCTGCAGTCTTGCCGCCGCACCGGCAGCCTCGACGCCGCCGTCGAGCCGGACAGCATGGTGGCCAACGACTTCGCGGCCTTCTTCGCCGCACATCCGGGCATCAGCCACGTCTACTTCAACGGGGCGGCGGCCGATCGCAACTACCGGCGGCTGGTGGAGATGTCCGGGGCGCGGGAGTACACGCGGCTGCCGTCGACCAGCCCGGCCCACACGTGGACCTTCGAAGCGAAACTCGCCGCCTGGCGGGCGATCACAGCGTGA
- a CDS encoding adenylate/guanylate cyclase domain-containing protein: MTDDVDLEATGLLDGLDGSARAERAELIPWLLERGVTIEQIKATTSPMLLASRRVIGDDGVYVSAREAADKHGVELELFERIQRAMGLPRVEDPDAAVLLRADAEAAKFTRDFLAAGIDPDELVQITRLLGDGLSRAAEAMRYAALAAVMHPGATELEIAKASESLVAGLAPLLGPLIQDVLLLQLRHVIETEAVNATERAEGQHLPGARLVTIAFADLVGFTRLGEALPPEDLERLAQRLADMTREVAVAPVRFIKTIGDEVMLVSPEPAPLLEAVLRLVDATDDDGDFPRLRVGVATGMAVSREGDWFGSPVNLAARVTGAARPGSVLLSESARTAIGDDERFTWSFAGTRHLKGFKSDVKLFRARHAGADVE, encoded by the coding sequence GTGACCGACGACGTCGATCTCGAGGCGACCGGGCTTCTCGACGGGCTCGACGGCAGTGCGCGCGCCGAGCGCGCCGAGCTCATCCCCTGGCTGCTCGAACGGGGGGTGACGATCGAGCAGATCAAAGCGACCACCTCGCCGATGCTGCTCGCGTCGCGCCGCGTCATCGGTGATGACGGCGTGTACGTGTCCGCGCGTGAGGCGGCGGACAAGCACGGCGTCGAGCTGGAGCTCTTCGAGCGGATTCAGCGCGCGATGGGCCTGCCGCGGGTCGAGGATCCCGACGCGGCCGTGTTGTTGCGGGCCGACGCCGAGGCGGCCAAGTTCACCCGCGACTTCCTGGCGGCCGGTATCGACCCCGACGAGCTGGTGCAGATCACCCGGCTGCTCGGCGACGGTCTCTCGCGCGCTGCGGAGGCGATGCGCTATGCGGCGCTGGCGGCCGTGATGCATCCGGGGGCAACGGAATTGGAGATCGCCAAGGCGTCGGAGTCGCTCGTCGCGGGGCTGGCGCCGCTGCTCGGTCCGCTGATCCAGGACGTTCTGCTACTGCAGCTGCGGCACGTGATCGAGACCGAGGCGGTCAACGCCACCGAACGCGCGGAGGGTCAGCACCTGCCGGGCGCACGGCTGGTGACGATCGCGTTCGCCGACCTCGTCGGGTTCACCCGGCTCGGGGAGGCGTTGCCGCCCGAAGACCTCGAGCGGCTCGCGCAGCGGCTGGCGGACATGACGCGGGAGGTGGCGGTCGCGCCGGTGCGCTTCATCAAGACGATCGGCGACGAGGTGATGCTGGTCAGTCCTGAGCCGGCGCCGCTGCTGGAGGCGGTGCTGCGTCTGGTCGACGCGACCGACGACGACGGCGACTTCCCGCGGTTGCGCGTGGGTGTTGCCACCGGAATGGCGGTGAGCCGGGAGGGGGACTGGTTCGGCAGCCCGGTCAACCTCGCCGCGCGGGTGACCGGCGCCGCCCGCCCGGGATCGGTTCTGCTGTCCGAGTCGGCCCGTACGGCGATCGGTGACGACGAGCGGTTCACGTGGTCGTTCGCCGGCACCCGACACTTGAAGGGATTCAAGTCCGACGTCAAGCTGTTCCGGGCCCGGCACGCAGGGGCAGACGTCGAGTAG